Proteins from a single region of Equus asinus isolate D_3611 breed Donkey chromosome 17, EquAss-T2T_v2, whole genome shotgun sequence:
- the LOC106822543 gene encoding olfactory receptor 1S1-like, producing MHRRNQSTISEFLLLGLSNQPEQQNLIFALFLGMYLVTVVGNGLIILTIGLDSYLHTPMYIFLANLSFADISSISTSVPKMLMNIQTKSQSISYESCITQMYFSIMFVAIDNFLLGAMAYDRFVAICHPLNYMTIIQPRLCILLTVISWVLSNIVSLTHTLLLLQLLFCDSNTLPHFFCDLALLLELSCSDTMINELVLFLVGLPVITFPFAVILFSYICIVRAVMRISSTEGKWKAFSTCGSHLTVVLLFYGTIVGVYFFPSSTHRDDRDKIGAVLFTVVTPMVNPFIYSLRNKDMKGALRKLISRKSFLPLMP from the coding sequence ATGCATCGAAGAAACCAAAGCACCATCTCTGAATTCCTCCTCTTGGGACTGTCCAACCAACCTGAGCAGCAGAACCTCATCTTTGCTCTTTTCCTGGGTATGTACCTGGTCACTGTGGTTGGGAATGGGCTCATCATTCTGACCATTGGCTTGGATTCTTaccttcacacccccatgtatATCTTCCTTGCCAATCTATCCTTTGCTGATATTTCCTCCATTTCCACCTCAGTCCCCAAAATGCTGATGAATATTCAGACCAAGAGTCAATCCATCTCCTATGAAAGCTGCATCACACAGATGTACTTTTCTATTATGTTTGTTGCCATTGACAATTTCCTCTTGGGggccatggcctatgaccgttTTGTGGCTATTTGCCACCCTCTGAACTATATGACCATCATCCAACCCAGGCTCTGCATTTTGCTCACAGTCATCTCATGGGTCCTCAGTAATATTGTCTCCCTGACACACACCCTCCTGCTCCTTCAACTGCTCTTCTGTGACAGCAATACTCTTCCACACTTCTTCTGTGACTTGGCCCTTCTTCTCGAACTGTCCTGTTCTGACACAATGATAAATGAGCTTGTGTTGTTCCTTGTGGGCTTACCAGTCATCACCTTCCCCTTTGCTGTGATTCTCTTCTCCTACATCTGCATTGTCAGAGCTGTCATGAGAATTTCATCCACAGAGGGAAAGTggaaagccttctccacctgtggctcTCACCTGACAGTTGTATTGCTCTTCTACGGAACTATTGTTGGAGTTTACTTTTTCCCTTCATCCACTCATCGTGATGACAGAGATAAGATTGGTGCAGTACTATTCACCGTAGTGACACCCATGGTGAACCCCTTCATCTATAGCCTGAGGAACAAGGACATGAAAGGTGCCCTGAGAAAGCTCATCAGTAGGAAAAGCTTCCTTCCTTTGATGCCTTGA